A portion of the bacterium genome contains these proteins:
- a CDS encoding type III pantothenate kinase — MPQKVKNLLAIDVGNTNTVVGLLKNGKIVQSWRLTTVRERTGDEHGILIKNALSLGGYAKEEFEGIAVSCVVPPLLPGIKEMCETYFHQEPFIVQPGIKTGMPILYEHPQEIGADRIVLSVAGFHRYGGPCIVVDLGTATTFDAVSEKGEYLGGIIAPGIGISAEALFQRAAKLPRVEIREPAQVIGRNTVAAMQSGIFYGYLGLIEKIITLVQEELGSPTTNIATGGLAPLMAKRSEKIHHSNPDLIMEGLQILFEMNR, encoded by the coding sequence GCCTTCTGAAAAACGGTAAAATTGTGCAAAGCTGGAGACTCACCACTGTCCGGGAACGGACGGGTGATGAGCACGGAATCCTGATCAAGAATGCTCTTTCGCTGGGCGGATATGCAAAAGAGGAATTCGAAGGGATCGCCGTTAGTTGCGTGGTCCCCCCACTACTACCGGGTATCAAAGAGATGTGTGAAACCTATTTTCACCAGGAGCCATTTATTGTGCAGCCGGGCATCAAAACCGGCATGCCGATTCTGTACGAGCATCCGCAGGAAATCGGTGCCGATCGCATCGTTCTCTCCGTTGCCGGCTTCCATAGATATGGCGGACCGTGCATCGTTGTGGATCTCGGCACTGCAACCACTTTCGATGCGGTGTCGGAAAAGGGGGAATACCTGGGAGGAATTATCGCACCCGGAATCGGGATCTCGGCAGAAGCGCTTTTTCAACGCGCCGCAAAACTTCCCCGTGTGGAGATCCGGGAACCGGCGCAGGTAATCGGCAGAAACACCGTTGCAGCGATGCAATCCGGAATTTTCTACGGATATCTGGGATTGATAGAAAAAATCATAACTCTTGTGCAAGAAGAGCTGGGAAGTCCTACTACAAATATAGCAACGGGTGGACTGGCCCCGCTCATGGCCAAACGTTCGGAGAAGATTCATCATTCGAATCCGGATTTGATCATGGAGGGGCTACAAATTCTGTTTGAGATGAATCGCTGA